From Chryseobacterium sp. H1D6B, a single genomic window includes:
- the cysS gene encoding cysteine--tRNA ligase yields the protein MQLKIYNSLTAEKEIFKPILEGNVGMYVCGPTVYSNVHLGNVRTFLSFDFIYRTLMHLGYKVRYVRNITDAGHLTDDGDVNNDRFVKQTRLEKLEPMEIVQKYTVDFHKVLDMFNLLPPNIEPTATGHIVEQIELTQKLIEKGFAYESNGSVYFDVLEYNNRGLNYGELSKRNIEELFANTRDLDGQGEKKNPQDFALWKKASPAHIMRWNSPWGEGFPGWHLECTAMSTKYLGEKFDIHGGGMDLKFPHHECEIAQGKACNDVAPVNYWMHANMLTMNSQRMSKSTGNYILPMQLVTGENDFFEKPFHPSIVRFCFLQAHYRSVLDISNDAMIASEKGFIRLMEAVKVLNSITPDDQKQSAFSLEEWKNKCYEALTDDFNSPILIAHLFEAVKYIFALNDQKDSISTKDLEELKAALNAFIFDVLGLQAVEENNNEKLDQTLQVLIELRNQARKSKNFDLSDQIRDKLLAEGIELKDGRDGTSYVLN from the coding sequence TATATAATTCGCTTACAGCAGAAAAAGAGATTTTTAAACCGATTTTAGAAGGAAACGTTGGAATGTACGTTTGTGGACCTACCGTTTACAGCAATGTGCATTTAGGAAATGTGAGAACATTCCTTTCTTTCGATTTTATTTATAGAACCCTGATGCATTTAGGGTATAAAGTAAGATATGTAAGAAATATTACAGATGCAGGCCACCTTACAGATGATGGAGATGTTAATAATGACAGATTTGTAAAACAGACCCGCCTTGAAAAGCTGGAGCCGATGGAAATTGTGCAGAAATATACAGTAGATTTCCATAAAGTGCTGGATATGTTTAATTTGTTACCTCCAAACATTGAACCTACAGCAACCGGACATATTGTTGAACAGATCGAATTAACTCAAAAATTAATTGAGAAAGGTTTTGCCTATGAAAGTAATGGTTCCGTATACTTCGACGTTCTTGAATACAATAACAGAGGATTGAATTATGGTGAACTTTCAAAACGCAATATCGAAGAGCTTTTTGCTAATACCAGAGATCTGGACGGGCAGGGAGAAAAGAAAAACCCTCAGGATTTTGCTCTTTGGAAAAAAGCTTCACCCGCTCACATTATGAGATGGAATTCTCCTTGGGGAGAAGGTTTTCCTGGATGGCATTTGGAATGTACAGCCATGAGCACTAAATACCTAGGTGAAAAATTTGATATTCACGGTGGCGGTATGGACCTGAAATTTCCTCACCACGAATGTGAAATTGCCCAAGGAAAAGCCTGCAATGATGTTGCTCCGGTAAATTACTGGATGCATGCCAATATGCTGACGATGAACAGCCAGCGTATGAGTAAGTCGACGGGGAATTATATTCTTCCGATGCAGCTGGTTACTGGAGAAAATGACTTCTTTGAAAAACCTTTCCATCCGTCAATTGTACGTTTTTGCTTTTTACAGGCACATTATAGAAGTGTTTTAGATATTTCTAATGATGCGATGATAGCAAGTGAAAAAGGTTTTATCAGATTAATGGAAGCGGTTAAAGTGTTGAACTCAATAACGCCTGATGACCAGAAACAATCTGCATTTAGTCTTGAAGAATGGAAAAATAAATGCTATGAAGCTCTCACAGATGATTTCAATTCTCCGATTTTGATCGCTCATTTATTTGAAGCGGTTAAGTACATATTTGCGCTGAATGATCAGAAAGACAGTATTTCAACTAAAGACTTAGAAGAATTAAAGGCTGCATTAAATGCGTTTATTTTCGATGTCTTGGGCTTACAGGCTGTTGAAGAAAATAATAATGAAAAGCTGGATCAGACGCTGCAGGTTTTAATTGAATTGAGAAATCAGGCAAGAAAATCTAAAAACTTCGACCTTTCAGACCAGATCAGAGATAAACTTCTGGCAGAAGGTATTGAATTGAAAGACGGAAGAGACGGTACAAGCTATGTCTTGAATTAA
- a CDS encoding T9SS type A sorting domain-containing protein, whose translation MKKHLFPLILLLLGAQASAQQDFFAITGKDTPSIIFNDFRVIDAVNGTSGESVFSADTSAKIFSQTRNGSVAEDKNSYNNSQATTMAALAYDSFGNNLVYMPMFSSNIYVLNPKTKEITLVENTVVRVTSCDINSHITRMTSGYDGNVYAMNNAGTQFIQISKKNNQYAVNDLGIIKDDPSNGKNSFTTIETGFGGDMIADADNNFYVFSTSGNVFKILTRELKAKFVGKISGIPENYSVNGAAVNSKGKVVIASAKGAPLYEVDLGNLQGKQLPGDLNLHIYDLASKYFANDKSVSVNAVADLDIYPTKVDDNFINVNVKDKSVKGNIKLAVFDISGKSVMNQTMSVKNGVLNQQVYLRNLINGAYLVSITNESGKILLNKKILVAH comes from the coding sequence ATGAAAAAACATTTATTCCCTTTAATCTTGCTGTTATTAGGAGCTCAAGCTTCTGCACAGCAAGATTTTTTTGCGATTACAGGAAAAGATACTCCAAGTATTATTTTTAATGATTTCCGGGTGATTGATGCGGTAAACGGAACTTCTGGAGAAAGTGTTTTCAGTGCTGATACTTCAGCGAAAATATTTTCACAGACTAGAAACGGTTCAGTAGCTGAGGATAAAAATTCTTACAACAATTCCCAGGCAACGACAATGGCTGCTTTAGCTTATGATTCTTTTGGAAATAATCTGGTGTATATGCCGATGTTTTCTTCAAATATTTATGTTTTAAATCCTAAAACTAAAGAAATTACTCTAGTGGAAAACACTGTTGTAAGAGTAACGTCTTGTGATATTAATTCTCATATAACAAGGATGACATCAGGGTACGACGGAAATGTGTATGCGATGAATAATGCAGGAACACAATTTATTCAGATCAGTAAAAAAAATAATCAATATGCAGTGAATGACCTTGGGATTATCAAAGATGATCCTTCTAATGGAAAAAACTCATTCACAACTATAGAAACAGGTTTTGGAGGAGATATGATTGCTGATGCTGATAATAATTTCTATGTTTTTTCGACTTCGGGAAATGTCTTCAAAATCTTAACTAGAGAATTAAAAGCAAAATTCGTCGGGAAAATTTCAGGAATTCCTGAAAACTATTCGGTGAATGGTGCCGCAGTAAATTCAAAAGGAAAAGTCGTAATTGCAAGTGCAAAAGGAGCTCCTTTATACGAAGTGGATTTGGGAAACCTGCAGGGTAAACAGCTTCCCGGAGACTTAAATCTGCATATTTACGATTTGGCAAGTAAATATTTTGCTAATGACAAGTCTGTTTCAGTAAATGCTGTTGCAGATCTAGATATTTATCCAACGAAAGTTGATGATAACTTTATTAATGTAAACGTTAAAGATAAATCGGTAAAAGGGAATATTAAGCTTGCTGTTTTTGATATCTCCGGAAAAAGTGTGATGAACCAGACAATGTCAGTAAAAAACGGAGTTTTAAACCAGCAGGTATACTTGAGAAATCTAATTAATGGAGCCTATCTCGTAAGTATTACTAATGAATCAGGTAAAATATTACTCAATAAAAAGATTCTTGTAGCTCATTAA
- a CDS encoding 4-alpha-glucanotransferase: MKLYFNIGYTAKVGEHLQLVVEEEGAVTKIHKMFSTENGLWKCEVDYFSKSIAYKYQLADEKNKILREEFVLHYLNFPHNYKEFSIFDEWNNKNFPENYLNNKILYNKLNQFVPEKILVLKKHTHLFRIEAPVYNPDWKIVLFGSVPSLGNWDYEKAVHLSQIEFGIWEAPVDIPENEFIQYKYCLYNKKEGRVIDVETGENRFAVPNVEEDILQIVSDHYFKFKSYQMYHDAGVAVPVFSLRSEDGFGVGEFSDIKKLADWAKETSLGIIQILPINDTTANYSWTDSYPYAAVSVYALHPQYISIENLDFSLSAGYIEEYQSEKIALNALELIDYEKMIAAKWKYIKAVFNTEKEKIYKDRSFKKFIKDNEDWLVPYVAFCVLRDKYKTPNFNEWKTHKKYIAGKISPFFSPKNKEYDASMLHTWVQFQLHKQLKEAVDYTHDLGVSLKGDLPIGIYRYSVEAWAEPELFGMDFQAGAPPDQFTELGQNWEFPTYNWEAMRKDEYTWWKNRFKALEQYFDAMRIDHILGFFRIWRMPIDATQGILGYFYPAVPVVLEEFKAWNIPFNFDRYCKPFINDQILWDYFGEEKNKALDFINDNLDGTYFFKEEFDTQRKLSNYLKNNPAGAIEEKLISLCANVLFLTEEKEGEIVYHPRFNVYHTDSYKYLSDWEKKTIYDLYHDYFFRRQEYLWYEKGMEKLPMILNATKMLICGEDLGMVPSCVPLVMDELAIVALKVQRMPSDNIPFYNPKNAGYLNVVTASSHDSSTLRQWWKEDPELTQQYFNQQLGQYGRAPEELHANLAEIIMKQHLYNDAMLAVFPIQEFLATDNELTNPNMDNERINNPAVFPHYWRYRMHINLEDLKGKTFFNQKIGNWIKDSGRM, encoded by the coding sequence ATGAAATTATACTTTAATATAGGTTACACTGCAAAAGTAGGTGAACATCTGCAGCTGGTAGTTGAAGAAGAAGGAGCTGTAACCAAAATTCATAAAATGTTCTCTACAGAAAACGGTTTGTGGAAATGTGAAGTAGATTATTTTTCGAAATCGATTGCTTATAAATATCAGCTTGCTGATGAAAAAAATAAAATTCTTAGAGAAGAATTTGTTCTCCATTATCTTAATTTTCCACATAACTATAAAGAGTTCTCTATCTTTGATGAGTGGAATAATAAAAACTTTCCCGAAAATTATTTAAATAATAAAATTCTTTATAATAAGCTGAATCAATTTGTTCCTGAAAAGATTTTAGTTTTAAAAAAACATACCCATTTATTTAGAATTGAAGCACCGGTTTATAATCCAGACTGGAAAATAGTGCTTTTTGGAAGCGTGCCTTCTCTGGGAAATTGGGATTATGAAAAAGCAGTACACCTTTCTCAGATTGAATTTGGAATTTGGGAAGCACCTGTTGATATCCCTGAAAATGAATTTATCCAATATAAATACTGTCTCTACAATAAAAAAGAAGGCCGGGTAATTGATGTTGAAACTGGGGAAAACCGATTTGCAGTTCCGAATGTAGAAGAAGATATTCTGCAGATTGTCTCAGATCATTATTTTAAGTTTAAATCTTATCAGATGTATCATGATGCAGGAGTTGCGGTACCGGTATTTTCTTTAAGAAGCGAAGACGGCTTTGGTGTTGGCGAATTTTCAGATATTAAAAAATTGGCCGACTGGGCAAAAGAAACCAGCCTGGGAATTATCCAGATTCTTCCGATCAATGATACTACTGCTAATTATTCATGGACAGATTCTTATCCTTATGCCGCGGTTTCAGTGTATGCTTTACATCCGCAGTATATTTCAATAGAAAACCTTGATTTTTCATTATCAGCTGGATATATTGAAGAATATCAATCAGAAAAAATAGCGCTGAATGCTTTGGAGCTGATTGATTATGAAAAAATGATAGCAGCCAAATGGAAATATATAAAAGCTGTTTTCAACACTGAAAAAGAAAAGATTTATAAAGACAGAAGTTTTAAAAAATTTATAAAAGACAATGAAGACTGGCTCGTTCCTTACGTGGCTTTTTGTGTGTTGAGAGATAAATATAAAACGCCCAATTTCAATGAGTGGAAAACACATAAAAAATATATTGCAGGGAAAATTTCTCCATTTTTCTCCCCAAAAAATAAAGAATATGATGCATCAATGCTTCATACCTGGGTACAGTTTCAGCTTCACAAACAGTTAAAAGAGGCTGTTGATTACACCCATGATTTAGGGGTTTCTTTAAAAGGTGACCTGCCGATCGGTATTTATAGATATTCCGTTGAAGCCTGGGCTGAACCTGAATTATTCGGTATGGATTTTCAAGCTGGGGCACCGCCTGACCAGTTTACAGAACTTGGGCAGAACTGGGAGTTCCCGACTTATAATTGGGAAGCCATGAGGAAAGATGAGTATACATGGTGGAAAAACAGATTTAAAGCTTTAGAACAATATTTCGACGCGATGAGGATTGATCATATCTTAGGTTTTTTCAGAATTTGGAGAATGCCTATTGATGCAACTCAAGGGATTTTAGGATACTTTTATCCTGCAGTTCCTGTCGTTTTAGAAGAATTTAAAGCCTGGAATATTCCTTTTAATTTTGACAGATACTGTAAGCCGTTTATTAATGACCAGATTCTTTGGGATTATTTTGGTGAAGAGAAAAATAAAGCACTTGATTTTATCAATGATAATTTAGATGGGACATACTTTTTTAAAGAAGAGTTTGATACACAGAGAAAACTTTCTAATTATTTAAAAAATAATCCTGCCGGTGCCATTGAAGAAAAACTGATTTCTCTTTGTGCTAATGTTTTATTTTTAACAGAGGAAAAAGAAGGTGAGATTGTTTATCATCCTCGATTTAATGTTTATCATACAGATTCGTATAAGTATTTATCAGATTGGGAGAAAAAAACTATTTATGATCTGTACCATGATTATTTCTTCAGAAGACAAGAATATCTTTGGTATGAAAAAGGAATGGAAAAACTTCCGATGATCTTAAATGCGACAAAAATGCTGATCTGCGGGGAAGATTTAGGAATGGTTCCTTCGTGCGTTCCACTTGTAATGGATGAACTTGCTATTGTCGCTTTAAAAGTACAGCGGATGCCTTCCGATAATATTCCGTTTTATAATCCTAAAAATGCAGGTTATCTGAATGTAGTTACTGCTTCTTCCCATGACAGTTCTACGCTGAGACAATGGTGGAAAGAAGATCCTGAATTGACCCAGCAGTACTTCAACCAGCAATTAGGACAGTATGGAAGAGCACCTGAAGAGTTACATGCAAATCTAGCCGAGATTATTATGAAACAGCATCTTTACAATGATGCCATGCTTGCAGTTTTCCCGATTCAGGAATTTTTAGCGACAGATAATGAACTTACCAATCCCAATATGGATAATGAAAGAATTAATAATCCTGCTGTTTTTCCACATTACTGGCGCTACAGAATGCATATAAATTTAGAAGATTTGAAAGGGAAAACGTTTTTTAACCAGAAAATTGGAAACTGGATTAAAGATAGTGGAAGGATGTAA
- a CDS encoding ferritin produces MVSEKIAQLINEQIAHEQYAAQYYLSMSAWFSAKDLDGIANYFRVQSKEELMHADKMFDYLNDVGGEIIIGEIAKPPHQFDNAVDIFEKALEHEKKVTRSIFNIVKNANDEGDFATTSFLQWFINEQVEEEASASQYVTKIKMVCDNPSALYLFDQELSQRVFVADSKA; encoded by the coding sequence ATGGTAAGCGAAAAAATTGCACAATTAATTAACGAACAAATAGCTCACGAACAATACGCTGCACAATATTATCTTTCAATGTCTGCTTGGTTTTCAGCAAAAGATCTTGACGGAATTGCAAACTATTTTAGAGTTCAAAGCAAAGAAGAATTAATGCATGCAGATAAAATGTTTGATTATTTAAATGATGTAGGAGGAGAAATCATCATAGGAGAAATAGCAAAACCGCCGCATCAATTTGATAATGCAGTGGATATTTTTGAAAAAGCATTAGAGCACGAGAAAAAAGTAACAAGAAGTATTTTTAATATTGTTAAAAATGCTAATGACGAAGGAGATTTTGCTACAACTTCTTTCCTGCAGTGGTTCATCAACGAGCAGGTAGAAGAAGAGGCCAGTGCTTCACAATATGTTACTAAAATCAAAATGGTATGTGACAACCCTTCCGCTTTGTATCTTTTTGACCAAGAACTTTCACAGAGGGTTTTTGTAGCAGATTCTAAAGCTTAG
- a CDS encoding S8 family serine peptidase, giving the protein MKNIEKILLILFFMMVGMIYGQKESKYFYYYKDKKYFLQLDKSSIAISSNTADIKNIFKAKTEVVESFTKNSLVVADKKALRNDVKKTFYVEIESDKNSTDEQYTAEIQQKNANPSVIIASPCFISSEGQKMGMSNNFYVKLKSKNDIKLLQELADRNNVEVLGSNEYMPLWFTLACTKKSTLPSAMDMANLFYETGRFENTEPEFIYHNLEASADPLFPNQWSLKNTGQYGAAYTGIDIKAEQAWTLSTGANVKTAIFDHGFEMNHPDLQANVFGVGYDAETNNSTTGSVVRGDHGTACAGIAGAVQNNNLGISGVAPNTKLISISINLTFSNTPQQLANGFNWATNNGVDVISNSWGGYTPSVIIENAITNALVNGRGGKGMVVVFAAGNENNTAIRYPGIWNPQILVVGALSPCGERKNMSSCDGENWWGSCYGSQLDIMAPGVKMATTDRQGSNGYDPSNYTQTFNGTSSACPVIAGVAALILSANPCLTGQQVRDIIESTAQKTRTDLYGYANTSGRPNGTWNNQMGYGLVNAYAAVQRAKSIYSLAAFDSPADIGLEPNPSANTWANIYQSNDLWNRLTNDNVNITHENPGYAGPGKNVMRFRVRNIGCTTSAPSFARLYWTMGSTGETWPESWNGIRMINGYSAGGELTTPYTGFNAANQYATAQGFKVPALAPGQVYIIDAKWDPVNPNIYGANPDTVICFLGRITGNDPMYDENPGPNAPIEPNVTKNNNIVTRNARLVNLSGVFSKKTGFFFGNYLEMERPFDIRLQLIKDSNIPFKAIGTVFITLDDLTWEKWKEAGFKSEGIEIVNQNTHEVKVVDLQTAALKNIRMKPEEYLPLTLNFTLQGSVNSIEEYDFVTTQYLSDDPDNQYGTACHFLVSINQQVKPGEPYCEDGCKDVKVDKQILVLQDVKLSPNPASVRTTLEVNLLEDASVSILLTDFNGKTLKKISNSEKMSKGINKKEFLISELPDGVYLITILANNAERKSVNLIVKH; this is encoded by the coding sequence ATGAAAAATATAGAAAAAATTCTGCTTATATTATTCTTCATGATGGTAGGAATGATATATGGGCAAAAAGAATCAAAATACTTTTATTATTATAAAGACAAGAAATATTTTCTGCAGTTAGATAAATCATCAATAGCGATATCATCTAATACAGCAGATATTAAGAATATTTTTAAAGCAAAAACTGAGGTCGTTGAAAGCTTCACAAAAAACTCACTTGTAGTAGCAGATAAAAAAGCTTTAAGAAATGACGTTAAAAAAACGTTTTATGTTGAAATTGAATCTGACAAAAACAGTACAGATGAACAATATACAGCTGAAATACAACAAAAAAATGCTAATCCCAGCGTAATCATTGCATCCCCATGTTTTATATCTTCTGAAGGCCAAAAAATGGGTATGTCTAATAATTTTTATGTAAAACTAAAATCAAAAAACGACATCAAGTTATTACAAGAATTAGCAGATAGAAATAATGTTGAAGTCTTAGGTTCTAATGAATATATGCCGCTATGGTTTACATTGGCCTGTACTAAAAAATCTACGCTTCCAAGCGCTATGGACATGGCCAATTTATTCTATGAAACAGGACGTTTCGAAAATACAGAACCAGAATTTATTTATCATAACCTGGAAGCTTCTGCAGATCCATTATTTCCCAATCAATGGTCATTGAAAAATACGGGACAATACGGTGCGGCTTACACAGGAATAGATATTAAAGCAGAACAAGCCTGGACATTATCTACCGGAGCTAATGTAAAAACTGCTATTTTTGACCATGGCTTTGAGATGAACCATCCAGACCTGCAGGCCAATGTATTCGGAGTTGGTTACGATGCTGAAACAAACAACTCGACTACTGGTTCTGTAGTGAGAGGAGATCATGGTACAGCCTGTGCAGGTATTGCCGGAGCAGTACAGAATAATAATCTGGGTATAAGCGGCGTTGCTCCTAATACTAAATTAATCTCCATCAGTATTAATCTTACTTTTTCAAACACTCCACAGCAGCTTGCCAATGGTTTTAACTGGGCAACAAATAACGGAGTTGATGTTATCAGTAATTCTTGGGGGGGATACACTCCATCCGTTATTATTGAAAATGCTATAACCAATGCTCTTGTAAACGGAAGAGGCGGCAAAGGGATGGTTGTTGTTTTTGCGGCAGGAAATGAAAATAATACTGCCATTAGATATCCCGGAATCTGGAACCCTCAAATATTAGTGGTAGGTGCTTTAAGCCCTTGCGGAGAAAGAAAAAACATGAGTTCTTGTGACGGCGAAAATTGGTGGGGAAGCTGTTATGGAAGCCAATTGGACATCATGGCTCCCGGTGTAAAAATGGCGACCACAGACAGACAAGGAAGCAATGGCTATGATCCGTCAAATTATACACAAACTTTTAACGGTACATCTTCTGCATGCCCCGTTATTGCAGGTGTAGCCGCTTTGATATTATCAGCAAACCCTTGTTTAACAGGACAGCAAGTGAGAGATATTATAGAAAGTACAGCTCAAAAAACAAGAACAGACCTGTACGGTTATGCAAACACTTCCGGAAGACCAAACGGAACATGGAACAACCAAATGGGCTACGGTCTTGTGAATGCCTATGCTGCAGTTCAGCGTGCTAAAAGTATTTACAGCCTTGCAGCATTTGACAGTCCGGCAGATATCGGATTAGAACCCAATCCTTCTGCTAATACTTGGGCAAACATCTACCAGAGTAATGATCTCTGGAATAGATTAACGAATGATAACGTTAATATTACTCATGAAAATCCGGGTTATGCTGGCCCTGGTAAAAATGTAATGAGATTCAGAGTCCGTAATATCGGATGTACTACTTCTGCTCCAAGCTTCGCAAGATTATACTGGACAATGGGCTCTACTGGAGAAACATGGCCGGAATCTTGGAACGGAATCAGAATGATCAATGGATATTCTGCAGGAGGAGAACTTACCACTCCATACACAGGGTTTAATGCGGCTAATCAATATGCAACCGCGCAAGGGTTTAAAGTACCTGCTTTAGCCCCGGGGCAAGTATATATTATTGATGCAAAATGGGATCCTGTAAATCCAAATATCTATGGTGCCAACCCTGATACTGTCATCTGTTTCTTAGGAAGAATTACCGGTAATGATCCTATGTACGATGAAAATCCAGGTCCAAATGCACCGATTGAGCCAAACGTTACAAAAAACAACAATATTGTAACAAGAAATGCAAGGCTGGTAAATCTAAGCGGTGTATTCTCTAAAAAGACAGGTTTCTTTTTCGGAAATTATTTAGAAATGGAAAGACCTTTTGACATCCGCTTACAACTTATCAAAGATTCTAATATACCGTTTAAAGCTATCGGAACAGTGTTTATTACGCTTGATGACCTGACTTGGGAAAAATGGAAAGAAGCAGGATTCAAATCAGAAGGCATTGAGATTGTCAATCAGAACACACATGAAGTTAAAGTAGTAGATCTTCAAACGGCTGCCTTAAAAAATATCCGTATGAAGCCGGAAGAATACCTTCCTTTGACACTTAATTTCACCCTACAGGGCAGTGTAAATTCAATAGAAGAGTATGATTTTGTTACTACACAATACTTGAGTGATGATCCAGATAATCAATACGGAACTGCCTGCCATTTCTTGGTAAGTATCAACCAGCAGGTGAAGCCTGGAGAACCCTATTGTGAAGATGGATGTAAAGATGTAAAAGTAGACAAGCAGATCTTAGTACTGCAGGATGTGAAACTTTCACCAAACCCTGCTTCTGTAAGAACTACTTTAGAAGTAAATCTACTTGAAGATGCTTCTGTAAGTATTCTGTTAACTGATTTCAACGGTAAAACATTGAAAAAAATCTCTAACTCCGAAAAAATGAGTAAAGGAATTAACAAAAAAGAATTCTTAATTTCTGAACTTCCAGACGGAGTGTATTTAATAACTATTTTGGCTAATAATGCTGAAAGAAAATCTGTAAACCTTATTGTTAAACATTAA